Proteins from a single region of Pseudomonas fulva:
- a CDS encoding VpaChn25_0724 family phage protein, with amino-acid sequence MSNQYADFLRQDQRLVMLRILSELPQYCSNSSVISNLLSQFGHNPSRDQVKSDLVWLSEQGLVSVNDIGSVMVATLTERGGDVAAGRSSVPGVSKPRP; translated from the coding sequence ATGAGCAACCAATACGCCGACTTTCTCCGCCAGGATCAACGCCTGGTGATGCTGCGCATCCTCTCCGAGCTGCCGCAGTACTGCTCCAACTCTTCGGTCATTTCCAACCTGCTGTCTCAGTTCGGTCACAACCCGAGCCGCGACCAGGTGAAGAGCGACCTGGTATGGCTCAGCGAACAAGGTCTCGTGTCGGTGAACGATATTGGCTCTGTCATGGTGGCAACACTGACGGAGCGCGGTGGCGATGTAGCGGCTGGCCGCTCCTCGGTACCTGGCGTCAGCAAGCCGAGACCCTGA
- a CDS encoding DUF2730 family protein, with product MEWENVVRIGQGVITVAVLVFSVITNRQKASAAKAQELETRLVTLEQQLLHMPDARQFAELAGDVKAMKAEMQGVARELGPLRVSLDRMNDYLLNSKVQ from the coding sequence ATGGAATGGGAAAACGTTGTACGCATCGGCCAAGGGGTCATCACCGTGGCCGTGCTGGTGTTCTCGGTGATCACCAACCGCCAGAAGGCCTCGGCCGCCAAGGCCCAGGAGCTGGAGACGCGCCTGGTGACGCTCGAGCAGCAGCTGCTGCACATGCCCGATGCTCGCCAGTTCGCCGAGCTGGCCGGCGACGTGAAGGCCATGAAGGCCGAGATGCAGGGGGTTGCCAGAGAGCTTGGCCCTTTGCGCGTATCGCTTGACCGAATGAATGACTACCTCCTGAACAGCAAGGTGCAGTGA
- a CDS encoding phage protein Gp27 family protein, translated as MARKSSVEKARDEVRDLINRMLRENRLTLDEMKDVLAEQFPDEPTPSRTALHRYRQGFAEIMRSHREIEVASQALVAELGENFDDKSGALLAQAVTTLATRAAHDALGQDETDIGDVLDLTRAAKYAQETRALSRKERLAVAKEAREQQLKEQEQRLEEMRGTDGMSEQLEDRIRRVLMGKA; from the coding sequence ATGGCGCGCAAGAGCAGCGTCGAAAAGGCGCGTGATGAGGTTCGTGACCTGATCAACCGCATGCTGCGCGAGAACCGCCTGACTCTCGATGAGATGAAGGATGTTCTGGCCGAGCAGTTCCCCGACGAGCCAACGCCGAGCCGCACCGCGCTGCACCGCTATCGCCAGGGCTTCGCCGAGATCATGCGCAGCCACCGCGAGATCGAGGTCGCCAGCCAGGCTCTGGTCGCTGAGCTGGGCGAGAACTTCGACGACAAGTCCGGGGCATTGCTGGCGCAGGCGGTGACCACGCTCGCTACCCGAGCGGCGCATGACGCCCTTGGCCAGGATGAAACCGATATCGGCGACGTGCTCGATCTCACCCGTGCAGCGAAATATGCCCAGGAGACCCGTGCGCTCAGCCGTAAAGAGCGCCTGGCCGTAGCAAAAGAGGCACGCGAGCAGCAGCTCAAGGAACAAGAGCAACGTCTGGAAGAAATGCGCGGTACCGACGGCATGAGCGAGCAGCTCGAAGATCGCATCCGCCGCGTGCTGATGGGTAAAGCCTGA
- a CDS encoding lysis protein, which translates to MLAVVDGLRKAWPIGLMLLWWLSLGAAQCSGDRIGYDRAKAIGDKALSDLREEHANQRAQVAEENLVLYRQQVTRANEAEALMLHAQDELAKARKQLQERIPNVTTVYKPARDAAPVAIPRAVFTCGWLRDYNAALGATVPAPAECAAAAGAAAGTWPAPGSDAELLESRVTPADILAHITDYGLWAQNNLAQLTQLLELHTRKEAP; encoded by the coding sequence ATGCTCGCCGTCGTTGATGGGCTGCGCAAAGCCTGGCCGATTGGCCTGATGCTGCTGTGGTGGCTGAGCCTGGGCGCCGCCCAATGCTCGGGCGATCGCATCGGCTACGACCGAGCCAAGGCCATAGGCGACAAGGCGTTGAGCGATCTGCGTGAGGAGCACGCGAATCAACGTGCCCAGGTAGCCGAAGAGAACCTGGTGCTGTACCGCCAGCAAGTCACCCGCGCCAACGAGGCCGAGGCGCTGATGCTGCACGCCCAGGACGAACTGGCCAAAGCCCGCAAGCAACTGCAGGAGCGAATCCCCAATGTCACGACCGTCTACAAGCCGGCCCGCGATGCGGCGCCTGTTGCTATCCCTCGCGCTGTGTTCACTTGCGGCTGGCTGCGCGACTACAACGCCGCCCTCGGAGCCACTGTGCCGGCCCCAGCCGAATGCGCCGCTGCCGCCGGCGCTGCAGCGGGCACCTGGCCCGCCCCCGGCTCTGACGCCGAACTACTGGAAAGCCGCGTTACCCCGGCTGACATCCTGGCCCACATCACCGACTACGGCCTCTGGGCCCAGAACAACCTGGCGCAGCTGACGCAGCTGCTCGAACTGCACACACGCAAGGAAGCCCCTTGA
- a CDS encoding transglycosylase SLT domain-containing protein — MRGLIALVCAAALIACQLAQADAIPRDAEQYRRILVRAAHAEWGLDAPVATFAAQVHQESAWRANAKSHAGAQGLAQFMPGTSAWMAELYPATLGANQPYNPGWALRAMVTYDRWLYARNQTAASECDRWAFALAGYNGGQGWVNRDRQLASAKGADQRVWFDSVERFNAGRSAANFRENRGYPRAILLRWERVYVNAGWGSGVCAERYQL, encoded by the coding sequence ATGCGCGGCCTCATTGCGCTGGTCTGCGCCGCCGCGCTGATCGCCTGCCAGCTGGCCCAGGCGGACGCGATCCCGCGCGACGCCGAGCAGTACCGCCGCATCCTGGTGCGCGCGGCTCATGCCGAGTGGGGGCTGGACGCGCCGGTGGCCACCTTCGCGGCCCAGGTGCACCAGGAGTCCGCCTGGCGCGCCAATGCCAAGAGCCATGCCGGCGCCCAGGGCCTGGCGCAGTTCATGCCCGGTACCAGCGCCTGGATGGCTGAGTTGTACCCGGCAACGCTGGGTGCCAATCAACCCTACAACCCGGGCTGGGCCCTGCGAGCCATGGTCACCTACGATCGTTGGCTCTACGCACGAAACCAGACCGCTGCCAGCGAGTGTGATCGCTGGGCCTTCGCCCTGGCCGGCTACAACGGTGGCCAAGGGTGGGTGAATCGTGACCGTCAACTCGCCTCGGCCAAGGGTGCCGATCAGCGCGTCTGGTTCGATTCGGTCGAGCGCTTCAATGCGGGGCGCTCGGCAGCCAACTTTCGCGAGAACCGCGGCTACCCCCGCGCCATCCTGCTGCGCTGGGAGCGGGTCTACGTCAACGCCGGCTGGGGCAGCGGCGTGTGTGCTGAGAGGTATCAGCTGTGA